One window of the Amycolatopsis mediterranei genome contains the following:
- a CDS encoding TetR/AcrR family transcriptional regulator — MPSDQRRIQPRKQPRQVRAELTRQRILTAAAHVFADHGYSAGTTNRIAERAGISIGSLYQYFPNKDAILAELLTRHLDDGTAALAKLLAGPLPGPIEEVFRVFVRLAVEAHLDDPHLLRMLREQAPRSNELIERLDGLKRTMVDHTRVLLEGHPEVHVADTATAARLIFATVELAVHDLLAEPDPTDARRLEDEMVAMLTRYVRG; from the coding sequence GTGCCGTCGGACCAGCGCCGCATCCAGCCACGTAAACAGCCGCGTCAGGTGCGCGCCGAGCTGACCCGGCAGCGGATCCTGACGGCGGCTGCTCACGTTTTCGCCGACCACGGCTACTCGGCCGGCACCACCAACCGCATCGCCGAGCGCGCCGGCATCTCGATCGGCTCGCTGTACCAGTACTTCCCGAACAAGGACGCGATCCTCGCCGAACTGCTGACCCGGCACCTCGACGACGGTACGGCGGCCCTGGCGAAGCTCCTGGCCGGCCCGCTGCCCGGTCCGATCGAAGAGGTCTTCCGCGTCTTCGTCCGGCTCGCGGTCGAAGCCCACCTCGACGACCCCCACCTGCTGCGCATGCTGCGGGAGCAGGCCCCGCGGTCGAACGAGCTGATCGAGCGGCTCGACGGGCTGAAGCGGACCATGGTCGACCACACCCGCGTCCTCCTGGAGGGGCACCCCGAGGTCCACGTGGCCGACACCGCCACGGCGGCCCGCCTGATCTTCGCCACGGTCGAGCTGGCCGTCCACGACCTGCTGGCCGAGCCCGACCCGACCGACGCCCGGCGGCTCGAGGACGAGATGGTCGCGATGCTGACGCGGTACGTCAGGGGGTGA
- a CDS encoding MSMEG_1061 family FMN-dependent PPOX-type flavoprotein, producing the protein MTSTNTLHHVSPAEVRARLGEPEAMIKAKIGDRIDQYARHFIALSPFLTLATADAAGRADCSPRGDYPGFVKVLDERTLALPDRLGNKIADSFRNIAENDGVGLLFFVPGMRETLRVNGSAYVTDDPDVLARMRTEAKAPMLAVVVDVAEVYFHCGRALIRSRLWDPASQALAAELPSAAEMAAEKMNVDPALFEQLLEDGYRKLY; encoded by the coding sequence ATGACCAGCACAAATACGCTGCATCACGTCTCCCCCGCCGAGGTGCGGGCCCGGCTGGGCGAGCCGGAGGCGATGATCAAGGCCAAGATCGGCGACCGCATCGACCAGTACGCCCGCCACTTCATCGCGCTCTCGCCGTTCCTGACGCTGGCGACCGCGGACGCGGCGGGCCGCGCCGACTGCTCGCCCCGCGGCGACTACCCCGGCTTCGTCAAGGTCCTCGACGAGCGCACGCTCGCGCTGCCCGACCGGCTCGGCAACAAGATCGCCGACTCGTTCCGCAACATCGCCGAGAACGACGGCGTCGGCCTGCTGTTCTTCGTCCCCGGCATGCGGGAAACCCTGCGGGTCAACGGAAGCGCGTACGTGACCGACGACCCGGACGTGCTCGCCCGGATGCGCACCGAGGCGAAGGCGCCGATGCTGGCGGTCGTCGTCGACGTCGCCGAGGTGTACTTCCACTGCGGCCGCGCGCTGATCCGGTCGCGCCTGTGGGACCCGGCGAGCCAGGCGCTGGCGGCGGAACTGCCGTCGGCCGCCGAGATGGCCGCCGAGAAGATGAACGTCGACCCGGCGCTGTTCGAGCAGCTCCTCGAAGACGGCTACCGGAAGCTGTACTGA
- a CDS encoding PDR/VanB family oxidoreductase yields MPELQKTILDHVEHVTDDVVSLVLRGDDGPLAPWEPGAHIDLELPNWLTRQYSLCGDPGDLSAYRIAVRHDPLSRGGSEYIHLFLQPGRTLSVSLPRNHFPLLPAAEYLFVAGGIGITPIVPMLRSAVASGAAVTLVYAGRSRPFAAELTSLYGDRVRLARPDFAALAEEFPAAEVYCCGPASMVDAAEAVFPGVHTERFEPTRRTFGPDTAFEVVCARSGGTIQVPADESLLDALNHAGRPVPSACREGVCGSCEVTVVEGEPEHRDDIGAAAGRMYPCVSRARSSRLVLDL; encoded by the coding sequence GTGCCCGAACTGCAGAAAACCATCCTGGACCACGTCGAGCACGTCACCGACGACGTCGTCTCCCTGGTCCTGCGCGGTGACGACGGCCCGCTGGCCCCGTGGGAGCCGGGCGCGCACATCGACCTGGAGCTGCCGAACTGGCTGACGCGCCAGTACTCGCTGTGCGGCGACCCCGGCGACCTGTCGGCCTACCGCATCGCGGTCCGCCACGACCCGCTGAGCCGCGGTGGCTCCGAATACATCCACCTGTTCCTGCAGCCGGGCCGGACGCTCTCGGTTTCGTTGCCCCGCAACCACTTCCCACTGCTCCCGGCCGCGGAGTACCTGTTCGTGGCGGGCGGGATCGGGATCACGCCGATCGTGCCGATGCTGCGGTCCGCCGTCGCTTCCGGTGCCGCGGTCACGCTCGTGTACGCGGGCCGGTCCCGGCCGTTCGCCGCGGAACTCACCTCGCTTTACGGAGATCGCGTGCGGCTCGCGCGCCCCGATTTCGCGGCCCTGGCCGAGGAATTCCCGGCCGCGGAGGTGTATTGCTGCGGCCCGGCGTCGATGGTGGACGCGGCCGAGGCGGTGTTCCCCGGGGTGCACACCGAGCGGTTCGAGCCCACCCGGCGGACGTTCGGGCCGGACACCGCGTTCGAGGTCGTGTGCGCCCGTTCCGGGGGCACGATCCAGGTCCCGGCGGACGAGTCGCTGCTCGACGCGCTGAACCACGCCGGACGCCCGGTGCCGTCCGCGTGCCGGGAAGGGGTCTGCGGCAGCTGCGAGGTCACGGTCGTCGAGGGGGAACCCGAGCACCGCGACGACATCGGCGCCGCCGCGGGCCGGATGTACCCGTGCGTGTCCCGCGCGCGGTCATCGCGGCTCGTGCTGGACCTCTGA
- a CDS encoding DUF4184 family protein, translated as MPFTFAHPAAVVPLARWLWLPGLVAGSLAPDVAYYVPIPGGALTHEPAGLVSVDLLLGLALVAAGYAVLAPVLAFGPAGWRERVPRPAGRVPWLGSVVSVLVGAATHLLWDAFTHTGGFAVRHWAWLRVSVAGPHRLYNVIGYVSSTGGLVLLAVLVVRWYRRAPRAERAWPALPRTGRTVVAAGLGAGLVVGALLGLTDPVSRVSGYDWVRCLLIGAVRGGFVAAACYVVAWPLIRSEVQHEPR; from the coding sequence TTGCCCTTCACCTTCGCGCACCCGGCCGCCGTGGTGCCGCTGGCCCGGTGGCTGTGGCTGCCCGGCCTGGTCGCGGGTTCGCTCGCGCCCGACGTCGCCTACTACGTGCCCATCCCGGGTGGCGCCCTGACCCACGAACCCGCCGGCCTGGTGAGCGTGGACCTGCTGCTCGGGCTGGCGCTGGTGGCGGCCGGGTACGCGGTTCTCGCGCCGGTCCTGGCGTTCGGGCCGGCCGGCTGGCGGGAGCGGGTGCCCCGCCCGGCCGGCCGCGTCCCGTGGCTCGGCTCGGTGGTCTCGGTCCTCGTGGGAGCGGCGACCCACCTGCTCTGGGACGCCTTCACTCACACCGGCGGCTTCGCCGTGCGGCACTGGGCGTGGCTGCGGGTCTCCGTCGCCGGCCCGCACCGGCTGTACAACGTCATCGGGTACGTGTCGTCGACCGGTGGCCTGGTGCTGCTCGCGGTACTTGTCGTGCGCTGGTACCGCCGGGCACCGCGGGCCGAGCGGGCGTGGCCGGCGCTGCCCCGCACCGGCCGGACGGTGGTGGCGGCCGGGCTCGGCGCGGGGCTGGTGGTGGGAGCGCTGCTCGGGCTGACGGACCCGGTGAGCCGGGTCAGTGGCTACGACTGGGTGAGGTGCCTGCTGATCGGCGCGGTCCGCGGCGGCTTCGTCGCGGCGGCCTGCTACGTCGTCGCGTGGCCGCTGATCCGATCAGAGGTCCAGCACGAGCCGCGATGA
- a CDS encoding helix-turn-helix domain-containing protein, producing MGELGLADTNGILALPWVRPDRTSAGLGWDRVYVSRQRERPYRAEFGAARSHQLILHVDGPVTVRRGVGTAREQSRRMPAGGLFLQPSHAELSVELGGELDTVHVYLADDAVQDAAGEHAPVRLAEELGSHDPLLEQLVLGLDGVVRDWEPGARTYADQLGALVAAQLVRRHRAGRVPEPEPARGLSDRQFARVRDLMAERLAEPVPLADLAALAGLSVSQFSRRFKARTGLPPHRYLLRLRVEQAGLLLRTGDDPIAEIAVRCGFSHQEHLTRVLRAQLGTTPAALRRSG from the coding sequence GTGGGCGAACTCGGGCTGGCCGACACCAACGGCATCCTCGCGCTGCCCTGGGTCCGCCCCGACCGGACCAGCGCCGGCCTCGGCTGGGACCGGGTCTACGTCTCCCGCCAGCGGGAACGTCCCTACCGCGCCGAGTTCGGGGCCGCCCGCAGCCACCAGCTGATCCTGCACGTCGACGGCCCGGTCACCGTCCGGCGCGGGGTCGGGACCGCGCGCGAACAGAGCCGGCGGATGCCGGCCGGTGGGCTCTTCCTGCAGCCGTCGCACGCCGAGCTGTCGGTGGAGCTGGGCGGGGAGCTCGACACCGTGCACGTCTACCTCGCCGACGACGCCGTGCAGGACGCCGCCGGCGAGCACGCGCCCGTGCGGCTCGCCGAGGAGCTCGGCAGCCACGATCCGCTGCTCGAACAGCTCGTGCTCGGCCTCGACGGGGTCGTCCGCGACTGGGAGCCGGGCGCCCGCACCTACGCCGACCAGCTCGGCGCGCTCGTGGCGGCCCAGCTCGTGCGCCGGCACCGGGCCGGGCGTGTCCCCGAGCCCGAGCCCGCCCGCGGCCTGTCCGACCGCCAGTTCGCGCGGGTCCGCGACCTGATGGCCGAACGGCTGGCCGAGCCGGTGCCGCTGGCCGACCTGGCCGCGCTCGCCGGGCTGAGCGTCAGCCAGTTCTCCCGCCGGTTCAAGGCCCGCACCGGCTTGCCGCCGCACCGCTACCTGCTGCGGCTGCGCGTCGAACAGGCCGGGCTGCTGCTGCGCACGGGCGACGACCCGATCGCCGAGATCGCCGTGCGCTGCGGGTTTTCCCACCAGGAGCACCTCACGCGGGTGCTGCGCGCCCAGCTCGGCACCACACCGGCCGCCCTGCGCCGCTCCGGCTGA
- a CDS encoding maleylacetate reductase and hydroxyquinol 1,2-dioxygenase domain-containing protein, whose translation MTSFSYAANPVRVVFGSLDTLGAEADRLGLGRVLLIGRPRHGDRAAAALGPRLAARFEDATMHTPVDVTERALKVVAEHDVDGVVAIGGGSATGLAKAIALRTDLPQLIVPTTYAGSELTSVLGETADGRKTTRRTPAVRPETVLYDVGLTLELPVPVSAASGLNALAHAVEARYAPDANPMTDLLAAEATKRLMAALPRIAADPSDVDARTDALRGAWLAGTCLDTVKMGLHHRLCHHLGGKFGLPHAETHAVLLPYVMAHQGLDDADDVFELAASLPIPHSLAELGLTEADIEGEPDLLRQALHGTRPAARPSLKALTKQVVDSFAGAPDRVRLLLTELVETLHGYAIRTDLTQDEWEYAIGFLTRAGHITTDTRQEFILLSDTLGVSSVVDVLTNSRTPDTTPSAVLGPFYVDGPPETPQGADLAAGLSGTPLWTDIRVVDTADVPVADAIVDVWQSNEDGFYDVQLPDVDGPVLRARFRTDAEGRLRFRTIVPSAYPIPADGPVGQLLDAVGRHPYRAPHLHFMIAKPGYRTLITQLFVAGGDYLDSDTVFGVKDGLIADFAGGRLDFTFRISGSSA comes from the coding sequence ATGACCTCGTTCAGCTACGCCGCGAACCCCGTCCGGGTGGTCTTCGGCTCGCTCGACACCCTCGGCGCGGAGGCCGATCGCCTCGGGCTCGGCCGCGTTCTGCTGATCGGCCGTCCGCGCCACGGCGACCGGGCCGCGGCGGCGCTCGGCCCCCGGCTGGCCGCGCGCTTCGAAGACGCCACCATGCACACCCCGGTCGACGTCACCGAGCGCGCGCTCAAGGTCGTCGCCGAGCACGACGTCGACGGCGTCGTCGCGATCGGCGGCGGCTCGGCGACGGGCTTGGCCAAGGCCATCGCGCTGCGGACGGACCTGCCGCAGCTGATCGTCCCGACGACGTACGCGGGTTCCGAACTGACGTCGGTCCTCGGCGAGACCGCCGACGGCCGCAAGACCACCCGGCGGACCCCGGCGGTCCGGCCGGAGACCGTCCTCTACGACGTCGGACTCACCCTCGAGCTGCCGGTCCCCGTCTCGGCGGCGAGCGGGCTCAACGCGCTCGCCCACGCCGTCGAAGCGCGCTACGCCCCGGACGCCAACCCGATGACCGACCTGCTCGCCGCGGAAGCGACGAAGCGGCTCATGGCCGCCCTGCCGCGGATCGCGGCCGATCCGTCCGATGTGGACGCCCGCACCGACGCGCTGCGCGGTGCGTGGCTCGCGGGGACGTGCCTCGACACGGTGAAAATGGGCCTGCACCACCGGCTCTGCCACCACCTGGGCGGCAAGTTCGGCCTGCCGCACGCCGAAACCCACGCCGTCCTGCTCCCGTACGTCATGGCGCACCAGGGGCTCGACGACGCGGACGACGTCTTCGAGCTCGCCGCGTCCCTGCCGATCCCGCATTCGCTGGCCGAGCTGGGTCTCACCGAAGCCGACATCGAGGGCGAGCCGGATTTGCTGCGTCAGGCGTTGCACGGCACGCGCCCGGCCGCGCGCCCCAGCCTCAAGGCGCTCACGAAACAGGTGGTCGACAGCTTCGCCGGGGCGCCGGACCGGGTGCGCCTGCTGCTGACCGAGCTGGTCGAGACGCTGCACGGGTACGCGATCCGCACCGACCTCACCCAGGACGAGTGGGAGTACGCGATCGGCTTCCTGACCCGCGCCGGGCACATCACCACCGACACGCGGCAGGAGTTCATCCTGCTGTCGGACACCCTCGGCGTGTCGAGCGTGGTCGACGTCCTGACCAACTCACGGACGCCGGACACGACGCCGTCGGCCGTCCTCGGCCCGTTCTACGTGGACGGCCCGCCGGAGACCCCACAGGGCGCCGACCTCGCCGCGGGTCTGTCCGGCACTCCGTTGTGGACGGACATCCGGGTGGTGGACACCGCGGACGTGCCGGTGGCGGACGCGATCGTCGACGTCTGGCAGTCCAATGAGGACGGTTTCTACGACGTCCAGCTGCCCGACGTCGACGGTCCGGTGCTGCGCGCACGGTTCCGCACCGACGCCGAAGGACGGCTGCGCTTCCGGACGATCGTGCCGAGCGCGTACCCGATCCCGGCCGACGGCCCGGTCGGACAACTGCTCGACGCCGTCGGGCGGCACCCCTACCGGGCACCGCACCTGCACTTCATGATCGCCAAACCCGGCTACCGCACGCTGATCACGCAGCTGTTCGTCGCCGGTGGGGACTACCTCGACTCGGACACCGTGTTCGGCGTCAAGGACGGCCTGATCGCCGACTTCGCCGGAGGCCGGCTCGACTTCACCTTCCGGATCTCAGGGAGCAGCGCGTGA
- a CDS encoding FAD-dependent oxidoreductase: MNYDTDVIVVGSGPAGGSAALLLATYGVPTVLATKYGWTANTPRAHITNQRTMEVLRDLGVEDKALAAGTPPELMGDTVLCTSLTGPEIGRIASWGTGDRSASEYAAASPCHMIDLPQTYLEPILVSEAAARGAKLRLDTEFLSCTQDDSGVTARFRDRVRGDEFTLRAKYLVGADGARSRVAEQAGLPIAGQTGKAGSMNITFTADLARYVAHRPSVLYWVMRPGAHLGGIGMGLVRMVRPWNEWLLTWGYDIAQPPPDVDAEEATRLVRDLVGDPSLDVEITSTSLWTVNHNYATEYRAGRVFCAGDAVHRHPPSNGLGSNTSIQDSYNLAWKLAMVLRGEAGEGLLDSYTAERAPVGKQIVDRANLSRDQFGPIFAALGISGGTDADGITAGLETCLAPTAEGARKRRELEQAIELKHYEFNAHGVELDQRYVSGAVLPDGVPPVPGRDPELFHRPSTEPGAKLPHAWLVGAHGRRVSTLDLVGGGRWTLLTGLTGTPWRDAAAKAGAELGLDLRTVRIGEPGVRDAYGDWSRLSGIDEDGCLLIRPDSYVAYRHPTQSPTPTESLIKALRTLLDRD; encoded by the coding sequence GTGAACTACGACACCGACGTCATCGTGGTCGGCAGCGGCCCGGCCGGCGGCTCCGCGGCGCTGCTGCTCGCCACCTACGGCGTGCCCACGGTGCTGGCCACCAAGTACGGCTGGACGGCCAACACGCCCCGCGCCCACATCACCAACCAGCGGACCATGGAGGTGCTGCGCGACCTCGGCGTCGAGGACAAGGCCCTCGCCGCCGGGACGCCGCCCGAGCTGATGGGCGACACCGTGCTCTGCACGTCGCTGACCGGGCCGGAGATCGGCCGGATCGCCAGCTGGGGCACCGGCGACCGGTCGGCGTCCGAATACGCCGCCGCCAGCCCGTGCCACATGATCGACCTGCCGCAGACCTACCTGGAGCCGATCCTGGTGAGCGAAGCCGCCGCGCGGGGCGCGAAACTGCGGCTGGACACGGAGTTCCTTTCCTGCACCCAGGACGATTCCGGGGTCACGGCCCGCTTCCGCGATCGCGTGCGCGGCGACGAGTTCACGTTGCGCGCCAAGTACCTCGTCGGCGCGGACGGCGCCCGCAGCCGCGTCGCCGAGCAGGCCGGGCTGCCCATCGCCGGGCAGACCGGCAAGGCGGGCAGCATGAACATCACGTTCACCGCCGACCTCGCGCGGTACGTGGCGCACCGGCCGAGCGTCCTGTACTGGGTGATGCGGCCGGGCGCGCACCTCGGCGGGATCGGGATGGGCCTGGTCCGGATGGTGCGGCCGTGGAACGAATGGCTGCTGACCTGGGGTTACGACATCGCCCAGCCGCCGCCCGATGTCGACGCCGAGGAAGCGACGCGGCTGGTGCGCGACCTGGTCGGCGACCCTTCGCTGGACGTCGAAATCACCTCGACGTCACTGTGGACGGTCAACCACAACTACGCGACCGAGTACCGCGCCGGCCGGGTGTTCTGCGCCGGGGACGCTGTGCACCGGCACCCGCCGTCCAACGGGCTGGGCTCGAACACGTCCATCCAGGACTCCTACAACCTGGCGTGGAAGCTCGCGATGGTGCTGCGCGGCGAGGCGGGCGAGGGGCTGCTGGACAGCTACACCGCCGAACGGGCGCCGGTCGGCAAGCAGATCGTCGATCGGGCGAACCTCAGCCGCGACCAGTTCGGGCCGATCTTCGCCGCCCTCGGCATCTCCGGCGGCACCGACGCCGACGGCATCACGGCCGGGCTCGAGACCTGCCTCGCGCCGACGGCCGAGGGAGCGCGGAAACGGCGTGAGCTGGAGCAGGCGATCGAGCTGAAGCACTACGAGTTCAACGCGCACGGCGTCGAGCTGGACCAGCGGTACGTCTCGGGCGCGGTGCTGCCCGACGGCGTCCCGCCGGTGCCCGGCCGCGATCCCGAGCTGTTCCACCGGCCGAGCACCGAGCCGGGGGCGAAGCTGCCGCACGCGTGGCTGGTCGGCGCGCACGGGCGGCGCGTGTCCACTTTGGACCTCGTGGGCGGCGGCCGCTGGACGCTCCTGACCGGGCTCACCGGCACGCCGTGGCGCGACGCGGCGGCCAAGGCCGGCGCCGAGCTGGGCCTGGACCTGCGGACGGTCCGCATCGGCGAGCCGGGCGTCCGCGACGCCTACGGCGACTGGTCCCGCCTGAGCGGCATCGACGAGGACGGCTGCCTCCTGATCCGCCCCGACAGCTACGTCGCCTACCGCCACCCCACGCAGTCCCCCACCCCCACAGAGTCTCTCATCAAGGCCCTTCGCACGCTCCTCGACCGTGATTGA
- a CDS encoding peptidylprolyl isomerase codes for MSEPDGRPGPGGPPYHYPQWQPPVPPKRTSPAAVVLIVGSVGVVILMVLAFVAWGYPGFLREPDGRGDVAPGRWPAMSATVVPPTPTPTSPSTPVTLPGGRAPMPKRTKPLADPVTCAFTPDSTSPAPKKVALPPDGPAPSTGTAGVRLATTAGDLGLTLDRALAPCTVVNFLSLAKQGFYDGTSCHRLSVTTGLQMLQCGDPVGDGTGGPGYTIRDELFPELTYGRGVVAMAKTSAPDSGGSQFFLVFGETTIPPEYTVFGSIDDAGLEILDRVARGGIDRSKPAIGDGSGPPNTPVTFNHVTTTP; via the coding sequence ATGAGCGAGCCGGACGGCAGGCCCGGGCCGGGCGGGCCGCCGTACCACTACCCGCAGTGGCAGCCACCGGTGCCGCCGAAGCGGACGTCCCCGGCCGCCGTGGTGCTGATCGTCGGGTCGGTCGGGGTCGTCATCCTGATGGTGCTGGCCTTCGTGGCCTGGGGTTATCCCGGGTTCCTGCGCGAGCCGGACGGGCGGGGGGACGTCGCGCCGGGGCGCTGGCCCGCCATGTCGGCGACGGTCGTGCCGCCGACGCCGACGCCTACGTCGCCGAGCACCCCGGTGACCCTGCCGGGTGGACGGGCTCCGATGCCGAAGCGGACGAAGCCGCTGGCCGACCCGGTGACGTGCGCGTTCACCCCGGACTCCACCTCACCGGCACCGAAGAAGGTCGCGCTGCCGCCCGACGGGCCGGCGCCGTCGACCGGGACGGCCGGCGTGCGGCTGGCGACGACCGCGGGCGACCTCGGCCTCACCCTGGACCGCGCGCTGGCGCCGTGCACCGTGGTGAACTTCCTGAGCCTGGCGAAGCAGGGCTTCTACGACGGCACGTCGTGCCACCGGCTTTCGGTGACCACGGGCCTGCAGATGCTCCAGTGCGGCGACCCCGTCGGCGACGGCACCGGCGGCCCGGGCTACACGATCCGCGACGAGCTGTTCCCCGAGCTGACCTACGGCCGCGGCGTCGTCGCGATGGCGAAGACGTCCGCTCCGGACTCCGGCGGTTCCCAGTTCTTCCTGGTCTTCGGCGAGACCACCATCCCGCCCGAGTACACGGTGTTCGGCAGCATCGACGACGCCGGCCTGGAGATCCTCGATCGGGTCGCCCGCGGCGGGATCGACCGGTCGAAGCCGGCCATCGGCGACGGCAGCGGTCCCCCGAACACTCCGGTGACCTTCAACCACGTCACCACGACCCCGTGA
- a CDS encoding glycosyl hydrolase family 95 catalytic domain-containing protein, whose amino-acid sequence MDITRRTVLGGALAGLAVGAAGITPALADVPGSDDFGWAGFLGTADLYWRRLPKTWYEGPFLGNGFLGSGIYAEPGQNAIRFNVQHSQVQDHRPEFGSLFGLARLPIGYFTLEPVGAITAIDWRMDLWNAELTGTITTAAGSLSLRAIVHTGQSLLAVEIRPSEGERAFKWVFHPAVAVSPRADPVWNKPPPAGYTANPPVQLSASGDAQLAVQPLPAGGEHVTAWREVTRGGARTLYTSVAWSHPEKTSAARALGTVRRAWEFGALTQDHRRWWHDYYRRSFLSIPDTRLQGFYWIQLYKVASAARREAPVMATSGPWLENTPWPATWWNLNVQLEYWLIHGSNHLELDAVSYALDKYRANLTSQVAQPYQADSAGIPRTTDMTLLNGVSNPTSGFPVGIPGQDTPTPEVGNLTWALHNVWLSYRHTMDRKLLYGTLFPLLRRAINYYLHFLAPGPDGRLHLPPTFSPEYGVNAPDCNYDLSLIRWGCKTLLQTAPGDPLAPKWRNVLATLVDYPADANGYMIGAGVPFAKSHRHYSHLLQIYPLYDVTWEQPEHRAIIETSLNHWVGFEGALQGYTFTGAASMSAQMLRGDQAAFYLGELQQRFIQPNTMYKESGPVIETPLSAAKSLQDMLVQSWGGVIRLFPAVPAAWGDVALRDFRTEGAFLLSASRAGGKTRWLKVHSEAGAPCVLRPGIDGDLAVTDARGRVRRWRRLANGDVQVELGCGEEAFVYRKGDRPDFGVRPVAPGGASVPWGLP is encoded by the coding sequence ATGGACATCACCCGCAGAACCGTGCTCGGCGGGGCACTCGCCGGGCTGGCGGTGGGCGCGGCCGGGATCACGCCGGCCCTCGCGGACGTGCCGGGCAGCGACGACTTCGGCTGGGCCGGGTTCCTGGGCACCGCGGACCTGTACTGGCGGCGGCTGCCGAAGACCTGGTACGAGGGCCCGTTCCTGGGCAACGGGTTCCTCGGCTCCGGCATCTACGCCGAGCCCGGGCAGAACGCGATCCGGTTCAACGTCCAGCACAGCCAGGTCCAGGACCACCGCCCGGAGTTCGGCTCGCTGTTCGGCCTGGCGCGGCTGCCGATCGGGTACTTCACGCTCGAGCCGGTCGGGGCGATCACCGCGATCGACTGGCGGATGGACCTGTGGAACGCCGAGCTGACCGGCACGATCACGACGGCGGCGGGCAGCCTGAGCCTGCGCGCGATCGTCCACACCGGACAGTCGCTGCTCGCGGTCGAAATCCGGCCGTCCGAAGGGGAGCGGGCGTTCAAATGGGTGTTCCACCCGGCGGTCGCGGTCAGCCCGCGGGCCGATCCGGTGTGGAACAAGCCGCCGCCGGCCGGCTACACCGCGAACCCGCCGGTGCAGCTTTCGGCCAGCGGTGACGCGCAGCTGGCCGTCCAGCCACTGCCGGCCGGCGGCGAGCACGTGACGGCGTGGCGTGAAGTCACGCGCGGCGGCGCACGCACCTTGTACACGTCGGTGGCGTGGTCGCACCCCGAGAAGACGTCGGCCGCGCGGGCGCTGGGCACGGTCCGCCGGGCGTGGGAGTTCGGCGCGCTCACCCAGGACCACCGGCGCTGGTGGCACGACTACTACCGGCGCAGCTTCCTGTCCATTCCGGACACCCGGCTGCAGGGCTTCTACTGGATCCAGCTGTACAAGGTGGCTTCGGCGGCCCGGCGCGAGGCGCCGGTGATGGCGACGTCCGGACCGTGGCTGGAGAACACGCCGTGGCCGGCGACCTGGTGGAACCTCAACGTCCAGCTCGAATACTGGCTCATCCACGGCTCGAACCACCTCGAGCTGGACGCGGTCAGCTACGCGCTGGACAAGTACCGCGCCAACCTCACCAGCCAGGTGGCGCAGCCGTACCAGGCCGATTCGGCGGGGATCCCGCGGACGACCGACATGACGCTGCTCAACGGCGTCTCGAATCCCACCAGCGGGTTCCCGGTCGGGATCCCGGGGCAGGACACGCCGACGCCGGAGGTCGGCAACCTGACCTGGGCGCTGCACAACGTGTGGCTGTCCTACCGGCACACGATGGACCGGAAGCTGCTGTACGGCACCCTGTTCCCGTTGCTGCGCCGGGCGATCAACTACTACCTGCACTTCCTCGCGCCGGGGCCGGACGGGCGGCTGCACCTGCCGCCGACGTTCTCGCCCGAGTACGGCGTCAACGCCCCGGACTGCAACTACGACCTCTCGCTGATCCGCTGGGGCTGCAAGACGCTGCTCCAGACCGCGCCCGGCGATCCGCTGGCGCCGAAGTGGCGCAACGTCCTGGCGACGCTGGTGGACTACCCGGCCGACGCCAACGGCTACATGATCGGCGCCGGGGTGCCGTTCGCGAAGTCGCACCGCCACTACTCGCACCTGCTGCAGATCTACCCGCTCTACGACGTCACCTGGGAACAGCCGGAGCACCGGGCGATCATCGAGACGTCGCTGAACCACTGGGTCGGCTTCGAAGGGGCGCTGCAGGGCTACACCTTCACCGGGGCCGCGTCGATGTCGGCGCAGATGCTGCGCGGCGACCAGGCCGCGTTCTACCTCGGGGAGCTGCAGCAGCGGTTCATCCAGCCGAACACGATGTACAAGGAGTCCGGCCCGGTCATCGAGACGCCGCTTTCGGCGGCGAAGTCCCTGCAGGACATGCTGGTGCAGAGCTGGGGTGGGGTGATCCGGCTGTTCCCGGCGGTGCCCGCGGCCTGGGGCGACGTCGCACTGCGGGACTTCCGCACCGAAGGCGCGTTCCTGCTCAGCGCGTCCCGGGCCGGCGGGAAGACGCGCTGGCTGAAGGTGCACAGCGAAGCCGGAGCGCCGTGCGTGCTGCGGCCGGGCATCGACGGCGACCTCGCGGTGACGGACGCGCGGGGCCGGGTTCGGCGCTGGCGGCGGCTGGCCAACGGGGACGTCCAGGTGGAACTCGGCTGCGGCGAGGAGGCGTTCGTCTACCGGAAGGGGGATCGGCCGGACTTCGGTGTCCGGCCGGTCGCGCCGGGTGGGGCGAGCGTGCCCTGGGGCCTGCCGTGA